TATATTTAGGTTTTAATCATAAATGATTTAAGCACATGTTAAAATTGACTAAATTTTAGGCGTGTGCATTTGAAATTTttggtaaaaataataataataattttatttttttaagcttcaACACTCAAATATACtccaaataaattcaaatttcgaACATAATTTTCACACATCATCAAAGAACAAACTTAAATCATCACTTTATCAAAATAACAATAAATCTAATAAATTCATTTGTCactcattaattattttatgtatatattcgtctcaatcatatataaattaaacaaatattaaaataattaaaattttaatcatgtGTATCTGAATACAAAAGCAAAGAAGAagcggaaaaaaaaaacatataacgAGTATTATTAGTTAAATGGGACAACAAAATAGGACATTCCATGAAATAGTCAAATTTTTAAGTATTCAGTGACATAACACATTAGTTAGTATACAacattatacaaaaaaaaatcttttatattaatgtctaaaaactcaatatacaatattaaacattcattatatatatatatatatatatattatacaaaaaaaattgatgtcattttttttcttgaatccATGCATCATATATATCCCAAACACTTCAATAACTACACCAAATCACCCCTAATTTGTAGAATTAGGCTCCTCATCCCAATTTGTTTGTAACAATACTCACTTGAAACAAAGCTTATTTACAAAAAAGATAATTTCAAACTCTGAAATTTTGAGCTTTAAGAATGACCGCCTACAAAAAGGGAGTTGTTTATTGGTTTTTCCTTATacgcaaaaaaaaattaacgtACGACATAAAAATCAACTAGGTGATTCCATACTTCATTATCAAGATTCAATCAGTCGACAATACATGAATAAATTGCTCATTAAATAACTCcactttttaaaagttaaactgtagaaaaataatttcaatcaaaatattgttcaaatgatctttcaattttttttaggtTTGGTTACCGAGGAAAAACTCCTGAATAGAGAAGGAAGATTGTCGAGGGTCAATCGGAAACAATCTCCCTATCTCATAAAAGTAGGGGTAAGACTATGTACATCTTACCTTTTTTGATCTCACTTATGAAATTATACTTAATTTGGTATTGTTATGATTATTGAGAGAATAGAAGAGTGAATGGTAAAAGTAAAAGAGAAGTGATGGAAGGGATAAAggtaattatttttcttgagtCTCTTTTACTCCTCTTTTGGCAGCATTAAATAACTCCACTTTCTAAAAGTTAAACtgtagaaaaataatttcaaataaaatatcgTTCAAATGatctttcaaatttttttaggTTTGGTTACTGAGGAAAAAACTCCTGAATAGAGGAGGAAGATTGTCGAGGGTCAATCGAAAACAACCTCCCTATTTCATAAAAGTAGGGGTAAGTCTATGTACATCTTACCTTCTTAGATCTCACTTGTGAAATTATACTTAATTTggtattattatgattattgagAGAATGGAAGAGTGAATGGTAAAAGTAAAAGAGAAGTGATGGAAGGGATAAAGGTAGTTATTTTTCTTGAGTCTCTTTTACTCCTCTTTTGGTAGCATTTTTCACAACAACAATCTTCAATACAGGTATCGAATAACTCTATTTAAGCCGTCAGGCAACTCTATCAATCAAAACCAAGACAGATGTGAAAAAGCCACCTAATGCTTTTTCTTGCTGGGGGAATTAGTGTTTGATACATCAATTTTGATGGTTGTAGTCAACTGGGAGAAACCAAATGGCTAGCTACTCCAAGAAAAAAGCTTTAGACTAATAAATCTAGCAGAATAGGTGTTCAGCATAGtaactatatataaatatcaatTAAGGGCATTCTTGAGAAGGAAACACAGTTGGAGTACTTCACAGCATTCATGCAAATGAAGATAAAAAGTTGACCAAGAACATACACGTTTACTGCAATGAAGAAAAATATCTGGAGTCATTCACCAAGTATACTTGAATCACATCTAACAATAGTACTTATTGCATGCCACAGATGTTGAACATCGGTTCACATGTCACGTTACATCAATGCAGAGAAATGGAGAACTTGCTCCTAACCAAGCTTGATTCTAACCCGGGGGCCATTTCAGCTGTCTTCCGCCAAGTACGTGCAAGTGAAGATGGTATACAGATTGACCTATGCAAGGAAGAGaggaaaaaaattacttttgttCCTTCATTAAGTACTGTCAAACTGTTTTCAAAATTCCTAAAAGATACATAAAGAAAACTTTAGATGTAAATAGTATTGTATTCATTGTTCATACAAAATTCCAATGTTAGCACTTAGGTTCACATTTTTGGAGGAGACTGGGGGAATATTAGAAGGGAGATAGACTTACATGCAGAGGGACCACTATTAATGACAACTCGAAAACCATCTACAATGCCTTCTTTCTCTGCTACTATCTTGGCAGCATAAAGGAGGTGGCCCAATATATCTTCATGTCTTTGTTTAGCCTTCATAGATTGGAACGGAACCAGTTGCAAGACATCAATTACCAGAGTAATTGGCACGGAAATGAacataaaaataagaaatagaAGGCACAACACAGCAAAATTGACTTTTTCGAGGGACAACTTCTAAGTTGTTAATCTATAAAGTTGTTCACGGCCCCTAGATTCCACTCTTTCCCTCAATACTTCTATTCTTTATTCGGTAATCATCACTTTCAAGCTACGAGCACCTTCATATAAAAGTGCCATAACTTTGTAAAATCATGCAAAAAACAATGCAAGATGACCTCCTTTTACATCCAAATATGTGTTTGCCTTAACCAACAGATTCTATAGATCTAAAGTATAGGGGCAAAAGCCAGTTAAAAAATATCAACTTTTGGAGATATTATGGTCGTCTATTTCCACTGCTGGACAAACAATTTAGATAAAGACTTTCGTACCCCGAATTTTGGTATGCCTTGTGATTTATGCTATACCAAAAGTCAAGATATGCATTCCTTGAAACTTGGCATAGAATGCATACCACATCGATAATAATATCAGAAAATAGATAAAGGAAAAAAACCCACCTTTCCAAGCTCTGTCAATCCATCCCTTGACTTCGGGATAACTAGAACATGGACAGGAGCTTGAGGATTGATATCGCGAAAAGCAAGAACCTTTCGATCCTCATATACCACAGAAGCAGGTATCTCCTTTGCAATGATTTTATCAAATCTGAATGCACAAAACAAATTGATCAGAATGCAGTGAGCCTAGATAATCATTCAGTCACCATGTCTGACAGGAAGTGCGCAAGTCAAACTGTGGATGTTCATGTCAAAGTTACTACTATGAAACAAAATCTTAAGCAGCTCGACTAATTAACCAAGATCAGTTTAATCATTCTTTCTCAGGGAAGGCAATCAAGGAACATATAAACAAACTATTGCCGCAACAAACGCTTATTGCCTTGTAAAAATTCAAATGTCCAATTAACTTCAAATCTTTCCTTTTTCTCTGTAAGGTCGAAGTTAATGCTGTATAATATGTATTAGAGGGAAAGTGGGAACCCAAAGATGAGGTAATATCTTGCACAAAaattgaatgatgatatttaatGAGAATTGAAGTAACTATTTCAAAATTCAGGATATCATATTACTGTTTAGGTCATATCATTCTCAAAAGTGGACATATCTGTTCTTACAGATGCATTTTCAGTTATCATCTACTATTAAGTAATCAAGGGAAAGAAATAGCAGACGTTGTAGCAATTTGCCTTCTCATTTTTGCTGATTGCCAAGTGCTGTAAAAAAAGACACTATGTACCAATGCATCTGATTCCATATAAACTCCAGTTTTTAAGGAGATATACACCGGGAGGTTTCTGAACTAAGAAATGCAAGTAAAAGGATAACTATTGCAAAAGAAAAACACAATGCAACAAAAAGATGCAGATGTTCAAAATAATGGTATTGACTTACAATTTTTTTGTGCCAGTGACTTCAATGTTTTAGTTAAAAAGGCTACTCTATAGTGTGATTCATCTTCAATAATTACCTCCAGTAGTCaataaattaaaggtcttttatTTCCCATAAGCATAAGGAACACTTATAATCTATTATCAATCAGAAAGAGAACGCATAACTGATACAAACACCATTAATTAGTTTGAAGCTCTGACAATCTAAACTTAATCAAGTAATAGAACTACAAAACGTTCTATCCATGGGAAAATAGTACATGGTTGGAGCTCCAGTATCAGCATTTACAGCAGCTGCCCTGGCAGCTGCTTCCTCATCATGTGCAGCAGCTACATAAAACCTGTCTtcacaaaaagaaaacaaatctcAATGAGAAAATTGAAGAGGAACTCTGGGAACAGAAAAGAGGATCCTAAGTTACAAATATTTCTACAAGGAAGCTCCTGATTAACATTTGTTGTCAAACATAGAAAACGCTTATCATAACTGACACATTGAAGTCTGGTTTTTAGCCTCAGTTACAGATTTATAATAAGAAACTAAGCCAACTATGATGGGAATATGCATTCAGATACAACTGACACAACTACAATCACATATTACGTGTGTAACGTATAAAAGAGAAGCAAAAAAAGAAATCCACTTTGTAATGTAAACAACATAGACTCAGACTAGCAGAAACAACTCTCATCCCGTAACGAAGATGACATATTCAAGGAGTTTCAGTAGCTCCACCACACTCAAACAACCATCATAAGAAATGTATGAAATCACTTACTTAGGATTAATACATCAGTATTGCTCCGGCCCAATTTTTATGACACCCATTTTCGTTTTAGGAAACCCTATAATGTTTTGACTCCATTACATTTCTATAAAACCTGTCAGGTACTCAAAATTCATGATATtactcaaaattttaaaattgaccTGTTGTTTTTACTATCTAAAGTCAAATTGAAACAAAATACATAATTCTTTACCAGTCAATTATCATCACATAAGGGAGTAATAAAGAAATCAATGCGAAGTATTAATCGGACTGCAAGAACCCCACTTTGCAGAAGCAAGTAAAAAATGACAGATTCCTCAACAGAAAGGACATATGGATATAGAATCACTAAAGTCAGGATTTCCTTGAGAAGTTTACATACCTGTGAGAATGAAGGGGATGACGCAAGGCGGGTAGAGTTCTTGGTATGGAATTTGATGTCTTTATGAAACCCAAAGCTTTCACTATGGAAGGGCCTCTGCAGATATGGAAAAATCACATCTTTTCAATGAGTAGAGAAGCAAGAAGGAGGAAGTGGGGGGGTAGGGGTGGGGGCGGGGGCGGGGGACTGTACCGCAAAAGTGTGAGAGAGCTCATAGCAGCCATGGGAGTGGGGGAAAACGAAAATGCTGTAGTTTATTGGTCTAATGGATGAAAATAGAGAAAAGCTAAGGGTCTCTAAGAAATTACTGAATTCCACAAGGACCGGACAGTTTTTCTTATTCAAACAAAAGGTCCCTTTATTTTCATATATCATCAAATTCAGTAATCTCCAAGAGTTACAAAAGAGAAAATGGCGAATTTTGTACTGCAACTTCCAAATAACCTGCGTTTAAGGAGCTTCACTGTCTCCTCATCCTCCTTTAATGGTATTCACGCACCTTCCTTGTTCCATCTTCCTGTCTAAAATTGAAAATTTCTGCTAAAAATGATACTTTATGAGAACATTTATATGTTCTTTCTGGAAGAgttcagaaaataaaaaagaaattaagggTTTCTTCTCAAATCAAGTAATCTTAGTATACATAACTTTTATGTGACCAATTTGGGCTAAAGGTGTgtgcttttgtttgtttgtgaACCCCTTTTCAACCAAGTTTGTCTGGATTGAATGAATTGCTTCCTAATAGAGTTATTTTGAAAACCATACATTTCTTGCTATAGTATATGTttgttttttgaaattttttcatgGTGTTACAAAGATTTCTGCTGCAAAATTATCTTTGAATAGACCTTTTACATCAGTGATTATAGCAAATCAGTTGTGGGTTCTGCAGAATACGAAGAGTTTTAGTGTATTCATAGTTATTAAAATTGGTAATTGGTTGTACTCCTTGAGTTGATATTAGCTCAGCAGAAGTATTTCTGGGTTTTGGCTTGGTTACTGTTGCAAGGGGTAAGCAAAAGATGAGGAAAATAATGGTATAGAACTTTTGATCTCCATGCATTGTACAACATACAGAGGAAAATAGTTCTCTTATCAAGGGCGAAAAACCATATAGGATGGAGATCAATCCTAGGTTCTATCAGCCAACCTCATCTATAAATCAGAAACAAAAACTAAAAGCATAATTACTTGGTGGATAGAGTTACCTAGTATCTAGGTGGGaggtggaattagtcgaggtgcctGCAAGCTGGCCAAGACAGCacggttatcaaaaaaaaaagaaaactaaaaGCATTTTTACTGGAACATGTAGTTCATAAACCAATACTAACTTTTCAGTGCGCCTAATTAGCATCCGAAGTTGGatttttgtagtttttttaCATTGCGAAGTCTTTATTCCTAAACCTACCAGTTCTTGTGTTTGTATTAGTCATGTAAACTAAAGAACAGTTTCGAGTACTTTGTCTTTGTCCTTCGTTTTTTATTTGTCTTGTTTTGTTTCCTAATGCGGTGGGTTTGGGCTTAGTTGGATTGGGCTTTGTGAACTTTATTGTTCTTTTTGGAATAAATGGTGGCCTTTGCCAcatctttaatattttttttaaacaatgCTTTTACCTTTCTTGTTAAAGGTTAATGCTTTTAAATTGTTCATAATATGGTTTTAGGGGCTACTCCTGGTGTGCCTCAATCTGCCGGGCCAGTGATTCTTGAACTTCCCCTTGATAAAATACGAAGACCACTCATGCGCACCAGATCTAATGACCAGCAAAAAGTGAAGGAACTGATGGATAGTATCAAGGAAATCGGGCTTCAAGTACCTGTAACTACTAAATCATCCTGTCATTTACTTTTCACATGATTTGATGCTATTTTGCCTTCATATATAAGTTGCAAATTAATATTCTTCTTACATGTTTATTGAACTACTCCATCCGTTCCATTTTTATGTGTCTTAGTTTGACTAGCCACGGagtcttgtggtcttaaacatgtcatgtgggATGTTGAAATTATAAagttactaaatatagaaaatgATGTTCTTATTGGAACAAACTAAAAAGTAAAGTAAGACATATTAATTGAAACAAAGGGAGTTTTAATATACTGAATCAAATAGGAACCTTGTGGCATAATTAACATCACGCAAGAATAGCCTGTAGGTGGTTGGTAAAAAAGATTGAACTTAATAACAAAGAAATGTTTGAGGCCTTTTATTTCGTTGATGAAATCTGATGGATAACAAAAACTTGAAATAGAGGAACTCAATAAACTAGGATATATCTGAAAGCAGGTTGATTAGTTAGAAAGAAAGCCACGATTCTGTACCCTGGAACAGGAATAGCCTGTAGTTGGTTGGTCACAGGGTTATTCTTTTGGAGGGCAAAAAGTggaaaaaatttattttgtagGGCAGAATAACGAAGTTAAAGTGGAATTTTTTCGAAAATTAAATCCGTGGGAGCTAAAGAAAATATTGCATATTTTTGTAGCCCCAGATTCCCAAGGTTCTCAGATGACCACAAATAAGTACTGGATTAAGTTTCTTGATCATACATAAGCATGTAGACAATAAAGCTGGATGATTGAGTGATCGAGGTGCAAACAAGCTAGGGGGTATCAAACATACGTCAGAAATCCGTTATGGTCGTTCTACAGCTGATTTTCGCATCCTTAGAAGTTGGTTTCTCCATTTGTTCTCCAGAAGGTCTCATCGTGATTCGTGAGTATCAAATTACATGACAAAAAGAGAATAAACTTCCTTGAGACTAAATTTCCTAAACATCACATTATTCCATTGCCTTCCTGACTGCTGGTCTTCAAGGAGGTAAGGAAATCGTCTTCAATGCACTTGTCTTCCAGCTCTCTTTTGCTTTTCTACCCAGTTTTAGCAACAGCGTACAATGTACTGATTTCTAAACTTTATTACAGCTCCGACTTTGAAGAGTACTGGCCCATAAATATTGTTGTTGCTGGATTCTTTCTACTGTAATGTTAATCTGATGtcgaaattgaaaaatatttttagtaagaatACATATTAGTCAGTTGCTAATTCCCTCTTCCTCCTAGACGGAGTTATAAAATCTAAGTACACAATCAAACACTTCCTCACCTATTACTTGGAAAAAATTGTTGCCTGATAATGCAGTTCGACTATAAAATTTTACAAA
The sequence above is a segment of the Solanum dulcamara chromosome 11, daSolDulc1.2, whole genome shotgun sequence genome. Coding sequences within it:
- the LOC129872951 gene encoding 14 kDa zinc-binding protein; translated protein: MAAMSSLTLLRGPSIVKALGFIKTSNSIPRTLPALRHPLHSHRFYVAAAHDEEAAARAAAVNADTGAPTIFDKIIAKEIPASVVYEDRKVLAFRDINPQAPVHVLVIPKSRDGLTELGKAKQRHEDILGHLLYAAKIVAEKEGIVDGFRVVINSGPSACQSVYHLHLHVLGGRQLKWPPG
- the LOC129872952 gene encoding sulfiredoxin, chloroplastic/mitochondrial, translated to MANFVLQLPNNLRLRSFTVSSSSFNGATPGVPQSAGPVILELPLDKIRRPLMRTRSNDQQKVKELMDSIKEIGLQVPIDVLEVDGVYYGFSGCHRYEAHQQLGLPTIRCKIRRGTKETLRHHLR